In Actinoplanes sp. NBC_00393, a single genomic region encodes these proteins:
- a CDS encoding PTS sugar transporter subunit IIA: protein MSELLDRRAIRLDEKAADRDEAVRRCGEVLVEIGAVEPGYVDTMLARERSISTYVGEGVAIPHGTLGGKELVKRDALAVLRFPEGVDWGGEPVALCVGIAAAGDGHVELLAALAEILLDEDQARELREATDPGTVIRLLGKIQEDSE from the coding sequence ATGTCTGAGCTGCTGGACCGCCGGGCGATCCGGCTGGACGAGAAGGCCGCGGACCGGGACGAGGCGGTACGCCGCTGCGGCGAGGTGCTGGTCGAGATCGGCGCCGTGGAACCGGGCTACGTGGACACCATGCTGGCCCGGGAACGGTCCATCTCGACCTACGTCGGTGAGGGTGTCGCCATTCCGCACGGCACCCTCGGCGGCAAGGAGCTGGTGAAGCGGGACGCCCTCGCGGTGCTGCGCTTCCCCGAGGGTGTCGACTGGGGTGGCGAGCCGGTGGCGCTCTGCGTCGGCATCGCCGCCGCCGGCGACGGGCACGTCGAACTGCTCGCCGCCCTCGCCGAGATCCTGCTCGACGAGGACCAGGCTCGTGAACTGCGCGAGGCCACCGATCCCGGCACCGTGATCCGGCTGCTCGGGAAGATCCAGGAGGACAGTGAATGA
- a CDS encoding HPr family phosphocarrier protein: protein MPTRTVAVGSASGLHARPAKLFVEAAAAAPVKVTIRVGERKPVPAKSMLSVLALGAKQGTEVVLEADGDGADEALDGLAALLARDLDAEEPSDA, encoded by the coding sequence ATGCCCACGCGCACAGTTGCTGTCGGCTCCGCCAGCGGCCTGCACGCCCGGCCGGCCAAGCTCTTCGTGGAGGCCGCCGCGGCGGCGCCGGTCAAGGTCACCATCCGGGTCGGCGAGCGTAAGCCGGTGCCGGCCAAGAGCATGCTGTCGGTGCTGGCGCTCGGCGCCAAGCAGGGCACCGAGGTGGTCCTCGAGGCCGACGGCGACGGCGCCGACGAGGCCCTGGACGGCCTCGCCGCGCTGCTGGCCCGCGACCTCGACGCCGAAGAGCCCAGCGATGCCTGA
- a CDS encoding PTS lactose transporter subunit IIB: MATLNGKDIQKLVVACDAGMGSSVMLASTLRKQLSKSGVTVEHTPVNSIPADADVVVCHNGLAARARSVAPDKPIVPFQVFLGDPAVAKVVKAIQQGTDFNV; encoded by the coding sequence ATGGCAACCCTCAACGGCAAGGACATCCAGAAGCTCGTCGTCGCCTGCGACGCCGGCATGGGCAGCAGCGTGATGCTCGCCAGCACCCTGCGCAAGCAGCTCAGCAAGAGCGGTGTCACGGTCGAGCACACCCCGGTGAACTCGATCCCCGCCGACGCCGACGTGGTGGTCTGCCACAACGGGCTGGCCGCGCGGGCCCGCTCGGTCGCGCCGGACAAGCCGATCGTGCCGTTCCAGGTCTTCCTCGGCGACCCCGCGGTCGCCAAGGTGGTCAAGGCCATCCAGCAGGGCACCGACTTCAATGTCTGA
- the ptsP gene encoding phosphoenolpyruvate--protein phosphotransferase, with protein MPESFTGIGVCAGIAAGPLLRIAAVPALPPPIPVEDAAAEIERANAALAEVVADLERRADRASDATVEEVLRAEAMMADDEMLREGVREHVEAGQDAPHAIDAAFGAFREAFEAAGGYLAERVADLDDLRDRAVAVLLGLPMPGVPQPGHPYVLAARDLAPADTADLDPEQVVALVTEVGGPTSHTAILARALGLPAVVACPGVLGIAEGTLVLVDGAAGRVDAGIDEGAAEAARQGAAQAAAAVSGLTGPGRTADGYGVKLLANVGSVKNVAAADEVHAEGVGLFRTELLFLDRAQEPTLAEQVTAYREVFTAMAGRRVVIRTLDAGADKPLPFLNQEGEPNPALGVRGLRVARQRPEVLATQLAAIAEARSGTDADVWVMAPMVSTLAEATAFADAVREAGLPKAGVMIEVPAAALRAADLLRVVDFLSIGTNDLSQYTFAADRMCGDLADLLDAWQPALLQLIGVCGQAGREAGKPVGVCGEAAADPALAPILVGLGVTSLSMSPRAVPAVRASLTGYTEAECRRLAELAVAATDPVQARKLTL; from the coding sequence ATGCCTGAGTCGTTCACCGGCATCGGCGTCTGCGCCGGGATCGCCGCCGGCCCGCTGTTGCGGATCGCGGCGGTCCCGGCCCTGCCGCCGCCCATCCCGGTCGAGGACGCCGCCGCCGAGATCGAGCGGGCCAACGCCGCCCTCGCCGAGGTGGTCGCCGACCTGGAACGCCGGGCCGACCGCGCCTCGGACGCCACGGTCGAGGAGGTGCTGCGGGCCGAGGCGATGATGGCCGACGACGAGATGCTGCGCGAGGGCGTCCGCGAGCACGTCGAGGCCGGTCAGGACGCGCCGCACGCGATCGACGCCGCGTTCGGCGCGTTCCGGGAGGCGTTCGAGGCGGCCGGCGGTTATCTCGCGGAACGCGTCGCCGACCTGGACGATCTCCGGGATCGGGCGGTCGCGGTCCTGCTCGGGCTGCCGATGCCGGGCGTGCCGCAGCCGGGTCACCCCTACGTGCTGGCGGCCCGCGACCTGGCGCCGGCGGACACCGCCGACCTCGATCCTGAGCAGGTGGTCGCGCTGGTCACCGAGGTGGGCGGCCCGACCAGCCACACCGCGATCCTGGCCCGGGCTCTCGGTCTGCCCGCCGTGGTCGCCTGCCCGGGGGTGCTGGGCATCGCGGAGGGCACGCTGGTGCTGGTCGACGGCGCCGCGGGGCGCGTCGACGCCGGGATCGACGAGGGCGCGGCAGAGGCCGCGAGGCAGGGTGCGGCACAGGCGGCGGCCGCGGTGTCCGGTCTGACCGGTCCGGGCAGGACCGCTGATGGGTACGGGGTGAAGCTCCTCGCCAACGTCGGATCGGTGAAGAATGTGGCCGCCGCCGACGAGGTCCACGCCGAGGGGGTGGGACTGTTCCGTACCGAACTGCTCTTCCTCGACCGGGCCCAGGAGCCGACGCTGGCCGAGCAGGTCACCGCGTACCGGGAGGTGTTCACCGCGATGGCCGGCCGGCGGGTGGTGATCCGGACGCTGGACGCCGGCGCCGACAAGCCGCTGCCGTTCCTGAACCAGGAGGGCGAGCCGAACCCGGCGCTGGGCGTACGCGGTCTACGTGTTGCCCGCCAGCGCCCGGAGGTGCTGGCCACCCAACTGGCCGCGATCGCCGAGGCCCGGTCCGGCACCGATGCGGACGTCTGGGTGATGGCGCCGATGGTGTCCACCCTCGCGGAGGCCACCGCGTTCGCCGACGCGGTCCGCGAGGCCGGCCTGCCGAAGGCGGGCGTGATGATCGAGGTGCCGGCCGCCGCGCTGCGTGCCGCCGACCTGCTGCGGGTGGTCGACTTCCTGAGCATCGGCACGAACGATCTGAGCCAGTACACGTTCGCCGCCGACCGGATGTGCGGTGACCTGGCCGACCTGCTGGATGCGTGGCAGCCGGCCCTGCTGCAGCTGATCGGGGTGTGCGGGCAGGCGGGCCGGGAGGCGGGCAAGCCGGTCGGCGTGTGCGGGGAGGCGGCGGCCGACCCGGCGCTGGCGCCGATCCTGGTCGGTCTCGGAGTGACCAGCCTGTCGATGTCGCCGCGGGCCGTGCCGGCGGTACGGGCGTCGCTGACCGGCTACACCGAGGCCGAGTGCCGGCGGCTGGCCGAGCTCGCAGTGGCGGCGACGGACCCGGTGCAGGCGCGCAAACTGACCCTGTGA
- a CDS encoding zinc-dependent dehydrogenase produces the protein MKVVRFHAPGDVRFEDMPEPSAGPGEVKIRVRNCSTCGTDVKISKFGHHHIHPPRVMGHEIAGEIVEVGEGVEGWGTGDRVQVIAAIPCGVCAECRRGRMTVCPNQVSMGYHFEGGFAQYMVVPKEVLKVNGLNRIPEGVSFAEASVAEPLACALNAQNLARVGEGDDVVVIGSGPIGCLHVRLARSRGAARVFLVELSRQRLDMAAELVKPDAAICAAEVDPIEAVRELTGGRGADVIITAAASGKAQEQAIEMAARQGRISFFGGLPKDNPTITCDSNLVHYRELMIVGANGSSPAHNAEALNLVATGAVPVADLITHRLPLDQAIEAFGIVARGEAIKVTIEP, from the coding sequence ATGAAGGTCGTACGTTTCCACGCTCCCGGCGACGTCCGGTTCGAGGACATGCCGGAGCCGTCCGCCGGCCCGGGTGAGGTGAAGATCCGGGTCCGGAACTGCTCCACCTGCGGCACCGACGTCAAGATCTCCAAGTTCGGTCACCACCACATCCACCCGCCACGGGTGATGGGGCACGAGATCGCCGGTGAGATCGTCGAGGTGGGCGAGGGCGTCGAGGGCTGGGGGACCGGCGACCGGGTTCAGGTGATCGCGGCCATCCCGTGCGGGGTGTGCGCCGAGTGCCGGCGCGGCCGGATGACGGTCTGCCCGAACCAGGTGTCGATGGGCTACCACTTCGAGGGCGGCTTCGCCCAGTACATGGTGGTTCCCAAGGAGGTCCTGAAGGTGAACGGCCTCAACCGGATCCCGGAGGGCGTCTCGTTCGCCGAGGCGTCGGTGGCCGAGCCGCTGGCCTGTGCGCTCAACGCGCAGAACCTGGCGCGGGTCGGCGAGGGCGACGACGTCGTGGTGATCGGTTCCGGTCCGATCGGGTGTCTGCACGTACGTCTGGCCCGGTCCCGCGGCGCCGCCCGGGTCTTCCTGGTCGAGCTCAGCCGGCAGCGTCTCGACATGGCCGCCGAGCTGGTCAAGCCGGACGCCGCCATCTGCGCGGCCGAGGTCGACCCGATCGAGGCGGTCCGCGAGCTCACCGGCGGCCGCGGCGCGGACGTCATCATCACCGCGGCCGCCTCCGGCAAGGCGCAGGAGCAGGCCATCGAGATGGCCGCCCGGCAGGGCCGGATCAGCTTCTTCGGCGGCCTGCCCAAGGACAACCCGACGATCACCTGCGACTCGAACCTGGTGCACTACCGGGAGCTGATGATCGTGGGCGCCAACGGGTCCAGCCCGGCGCACAACGCCGAGGCGCTCAACCTGGTCGCCACCGGCGCGGTGCCGGTCGCCGACCTGATCACCCACCGCCTGCCGCTGGACCAGGCCATCGAGGCCTTCGGGATCGTCGCCCGTGGCGAGGCCATCAAGGTCACCATCGAGCCCTAG